One window of Triticum dicoccoides isolate Atlit2015 ecotype Zavitan chromosome 5A, WEW_v2.0, whole genome shotgun sequence genomic DNA carries:
- the LOC119304254 gene encoding UPF0187 protein At3g61320, chloroplastic-like, whose product MAARPPPSPATIPHRHHQVHNHLRLAARPGRRNRQLTRCFPEPLPNPPPSPNPPNPLLSLLTAVPDWADAVSERRIREPRPLYTHEQWREHRSSLRHLRHLLSSLSSRVILSLVPPVSAFTAFAAAVATYNTLAPDYALTASSLPYQLTAPALALLLVFRTEASYARFDEGRKAWMRVLAGATELAGMVMHSCGAGERGDNDTGTGALVNYILAFPVALKCHITSNSDIRKDLQGLLAEDDLNVIMSSKHRPRCIIEFISQSLQMLDFEEHKRSIMESKLSCFLEGICVCEQIIGIPVPLSYTRLTSRFLVLWHLTLPIILWAECKWIVVPATFVSAASLFCIEEVGVLIEEPFPMLALDAQCQQLHDSMRDMMSVQGLVRKQLVAKTKGRGRGGRLPQNGWPVSSSRSEQVKVD is encoded by the exons ATGGCGGCGCGGCCGCCGCCCAGCCCGGCCACCATCCCACACCGCCACCACCAGGTCCACAACCACCTCCGCCTGGCGGCCAGACCCGGCCGCCGCAACCGCCAGCTCACCCGCTGCTTCCCGGAGCCGCTCCCCAATCCCCCACCATCCCCGAACCCCCCGAACCCgctcctctccctcctcaccgccgTGCCCGACTGGGCCGACGCCGTCTCCGAGCGGCGCATACGGGAGCCGCGGCCGCTGTACACGCACGAGCAGTGGCGGGAGCACCGCAGCTCGCTGCGCCACCTGCGGCACCTCCTCTCCTCGCTCTCCTCCCGGGTCATACTCTCCCTCGTCCCGCCCGTCTCCGCCTTcaccgccttcgccgccgccgtcgccacctacAACACGCTCGCCCCGGACTACGCGCTCACCGCCTCCTccctcccctaccagctcacggccCCCGCGCTCGCGCTCCTCCTCGTCTTCCGCACCGAGGCCTCCTACGCGCGCTTCGACGAGGGCCGCAAGGCCTGGATGCGCGTCCTCGCCGGCGCCACCGAGCTCGCCGGCATGGTCATGCATTCCTGCGGCGCCGGTGAGCGCGGGGACAAcgacaccggcacgggcgcgctcgTCAACTACATCCTCGCCTTCCCCGTCGCGCTCAAG TGTCATATCACTAGCAACTCCGACATCAGAAAGGACCTTCAGGGCTTGCTCGCAGAGGACGACCTGAATGTTATCATGAGCTCAAAACACCGGCCTCGTTGCATCATCGAGTTCATTTCGCAGAGTCTCCAGATGTTAGATTTCGAGGAACATAAGCGGAGCATCATG GAGTCTAAACTGTCTTGTTTCCTTGAAGGAATTTGTGTGTGCGAGCAGATCATCGGGATTCCTGTTCCTCTGTCATACACTAGGCTTACTTCGCGGTTTCTTGTCCTGTGGCATCTCACACTTCCAATCATACTATGGGCAGAATGTAAATGGATAGTCGTTCCAGCTACTTTTGTCAGTGCTGCCTCCTTATTCTGCATCGAGGAA GTGGGGGTTCTCATCGAGGAGCCGTTCCCGATGCTAGCTCTCGACGCGCAGTGCCAGCAGCTCCACGACAGCATGCGCGACATGATGTCGGTGCAAGGCCTGGTCCGAAAGCAACTGGTGGCCAAGACCAAGGGCCGCGGCAGAGGCGGTAGGCTCCCGCAGAACGGCTGGCCCGTCTCCAGCTCCAGGAGCGAGCAGGTGAAGGTCGACTGA